The Blastocatellia bacterium genome window below encodes:
- a CDS encoding class I SAM-dependent methyltransferase: MADYYQEDLAFIHDVGYGEFARQAAAGLFDIFTRYGIRNGLIVDLGCGSGLWAEQLVERGYDVLGIDISAAMIRLARRRVPQAKFRVDSLFQAAIPPCQAVTSLGECISYLFDTGNNDRALKQLFRRIYDQMASGGVFIFDVMEPGALGRATSARSFAEGDGWATLVEKKEDRRQQTLIRRITTFRKVGGCYRRAEEVHRVRLYEASALAAELRRTGFRVRAVRRYGSYALLKARVAFIARKPESKR, translated from the coding sequence ATGGCGGATTACTACCAGGAAGACCTCGCCTTCATTCACGATGTCGGCTACGGCGAGTTTGCGCGGCAAGCCGCCGCCGGCCTATTCGATATCTTCACTCGCTATGGGATTCGCAACGGTCTGATCGTTGACCTCGGCTGCGGGTCTGGGCTGTGGGCCGAGCAACTGGTCGAGCGCGGCTACGACGTGCTCGGCATAGACATCTCCGCGGCGATGATCCGACTGGCGCGACGCCGCGTGCCGCAAGCCAAATTCCGTGTTGACTCGCTCTTTCAAGCCGCCATTCCGCCATGCCAGGCGGTCACGTCACTCGGCGAATGCATCAGCTATCTCTTCGACACCGGCAACAATGACCGGGCGCTCAAACAACTCTTCCGGCGCATCTACGACCAGATGGCCTCCGGCGGCGTCTTCATTTTCGACGTGATGGAACCCGGCGCGCTGGGGCGCGCGACCTCTGCGCGAAGCTTTGCGGAAGGCGACGGCTGGGCGACGCTGGTTGAAAAGAAAGAAGACCGCCGGCAACAAACCTTGATCCGCCGCATTACGACTTTTCGCAAAGTCGGCGGCTGTTATCGCCGCGCCGAAGAAGTCCACCGCGTGCGTTTGTATGAAGCCTCTGCGCTTGCCGCCGAACTGCGGCGCACAGGCTTTCGCGTGCGCGCCGTGCGCCGCTATGGCAGCTATGCGCTGCTCAAAGCGCGCGTCGCTTTCATTGCTCGCAAACCAGAATCGAAAAGGTAG